The following are encoded in a window of Rosa chinensis cultivar Old Blush chromosome 4, RchiOBHm-V2, whole genome shotgun sequence genomic DNA:
- the LOC112197635 gene encoding leucine-rich repeat extensin-like protein 3, with amino-acid sequence MTHCFKFLSLFLVAVALLGGGASVRAQDGSEKCGSCATPSPPPPSPPPPSQCPPPPALPPPTPVLPPPSPKNPPPSTSYCPPPPSSLIYITGPPGQLYPVDQDFNGAHGVRNSVGLPILLGLGLLVFWRFGEQAGLD; translated from the coding sequence ATGACACACTGCTTCAAGTTTCTCAGCTTGTTCCTTGTTGCTGTGGCCCTTTTAGGAGGAGGAGCTTCGGTTCGAGCCCAAGACGGCAGTGAGAAGTGCGGTTCATGCGCTACACCCAGCCCCCCTCCGCCGTCTCCTCCGCCGCCATCACAGTGTCCACCTCCACCGGCGCTTCCACCACCAACACCGGTTCTTCCCCCTCCTTCCCCCAAGAATCCTCCACCGTCCACTTCGTACTGCCCTCCTCCGCCGTCGTCGTTGATTTACATCACCGGTCCTCCCGGGCAGCTGTACCCTGTTGAtcaggactttaatggtgctcaTGGAGTGAGGAACTCGGTCGGCTTACCAATTCTGCTCGGACTCGGATTGCTGGTGTTCTGGCGTTTTGGTGAGCAGGCCGGACTTGATTAA
- the LOC112197636 gene encoding leucine-rich repeat extensin-like protein 3 — protein MMHCFKILSLFLVAVALLGGGASVHAQDGGDKCGACTTPSPPPPSPPPPSPSPPPPALPPPTPVHPPPSPKKPPPSTPYCPPPPSSLVYITGPPGELYPVDHYFNGADGVRSSVGLPVLLGLGLLGVLAFW, from the coding sequence ATGATGCACTGCTTCAAGATTCTCAGCTTGTTCCTTGTTGCTGTGGCCCTTTTAGGAGGAGGAGCTTCCGTCCACGCCCAAGACGGCGGAGATAAGTGCGGTGCATGCACCACTCCAAGCCCCCCGCCGCCGTCTCCTCCTCCGCCATCACCGTCTCCTCCTCCACCGGCGCTTCCACCACCAACACCGGTTCATCCCCCTCCTTCCCCCAAGAAGCCTCCACCGTCCACTCCGTACTGCCCTCCGCCACCGTCGTCGTTGGTTTACATCACCGGTCCTCCCGGGGAGCTGTACCCTGTTGATCATTACTTTAATGGTGCTGATGGAGTGAGGAGCTCGGTCGGGTTACCGGTTCTGCTCGGACTCGGATTGCTGGGTGTTCTGGCGTTTTGGTGA